From the genome of Desulfobaculum xiamenense, one region includes:
- a CDS encoding D-alanine--D-alanine ligase family protein produces MRVLLIAGGWSTEREVSLCGAKAVRAALEQLGHDVTFLDLSESFDSLIETARRHDFAFINLHGAPGEDGLVQAMLDTVGCPYQGSGPAGSFLALNKAAAKNVFRANGILTPDWQLVTSHPDADWKPAMPCPLFAKPNTGGSSLGMSMVRSEEELAPALDKIFALGETALLEPLVRGKEVTCSILGDEALPLILIEPTAKAGYFDYDNKYKPGMAREICPAPIDETVAKKISTATLTAHRSLGLYGYSRGDFIVDGDTAYLLEMNTLPGMTPTSLVPQAAAQAGMDFPALIGRLIELGLAR; encoded by the coding sequence ATGCGTGTACTTTTGATTGCGGGCGGCTGGTCGACTGAACGGGAAGTCTCCCTGTGCGGCGCCAAGGCCGTCCGCGCCGCGCTCGAACAGCTCGGGCACGACGTCACGTTTCTCGACCTTTCCGAATCCTTCGATAGCCTGATCGAAACCGCCCGTCGGCACGATTTCGCGTTCATCAATCTGCACGGCGCTCCCGGCGAGGACGGACTTGTGCAGGCCATGCTCGATACCGTGGGCTGCCCCTATCAGGGCTCCGGCCCCGCCGGTTCCTTCCTCGCGCTGAACAAGGCCGCCGCCAAGAACGTCTTCCGCGCGAACGGCATCCTCACGCCGGACTGGCAGCTCGTCACGTCCCACCCGGACGCGGACTGGAAGCCCGCCATGCCCTGCCCCCTGTTCGCCAAGCCCAACACCGGCGGATCGAGCCTCGGCATGAGCATGGTTCGAAGCGAGGAGGAACTCGCCCCCGCCCTCGACAAGATTTTCGCCCTCGGCGAGACGGCGCTCCTCGAACCGCTGGTTCGCGGCAAGGAAGTCACCTGCTCCATCCTCGGCGATGAAGCGCTGCCGCTCATTCTCATCGAGCCGACAGCCAAGGCCGGCTACTTCGACTATGACAATAAATACAAGCCCGGCATGGCCCGCGAAATCTGCCCCGCACCCATCGACGAGACCGTGGCGAAGAAGATCAGCACCGCCACGCTGACCGCGCACCGCTCCCTCGGCCTGTACGGCTACAGCCGTGGCGACTTCATCGTCGACGGCGACACGGCCTACCTGCTGGAGATGAACACCCTTCCCGGCATGACGCCCACGAGCCTCGTCCCGCAGGCGGCGGCGCAGGCCGGAATGGACTTCCCCGCCCTCATCGGCAGGCTCATCGAACTGGGGCTGGCACGATGA
- a CDS encoding 3-deoxy-D-manno-octulosonic acid transferase: MIEAQPLRPYPRATTRALLGLYNLVWPLAMPALALSRRMRDGWRERVLLNGPEGPVDIWMQAASAGEAYLAEELLMALPDDKPLRVLVTSGTRQGMDILAKACEKAASKPMLATRQAFFPLDMPALMDMAMKRFSPRLMVILETELWPGLLWAARKNEIPAIIVNGRMSASSLGGYMAAGSFLRDIAPERVLAIAGTSAKRFSLVFGSDRVEEMQNIKFDRCPLEAAQPAPDAPVARILGNAAPLAIFGSVRSKEETEVVRAIARVREARPDALTALFPRHMHRLDFWAKALYEAGLPVVLRSQLTETPPAGTTVLWDAFGELGAAYGFASAAFVGGSLHPLGGQNFLEPLIHGVTPVIGPHWKNFDWIGREIIDCGLVHEVTDADALADQLIRNLNQPEPRESVRDRATRYIAERRGGTAQAAACIARYL, translated from the coding sequence ATGATCGAAGCCCAGCCCCTGCGCCCCTACCCCCGTGCCACGACGCGGGCGCTGTTGGGGCTATACAATCTGGTCTGGCCGCTGGCCATGCCAGCCCTCGCGCTATCCCGGCGGATGCGCGACGGCTGGCGTGAACGTGTGCTGCTCAACGGTCCCGAGGGCCCGGTGGACATCTGGATGCAGGCCGCTTCCGCTGGTGAGGCCTACCTCGCCGAAGAGTTGCTCATGGCCCTTCCGGACGACAAGCCGCTTCGAGTGTTGGTGACCTCCGGCACGCGGCAGGGCATGGACATCCTCGCCAAGGCCTGTGAAAAGGCGGCCTCCAAGCCCATGCTGGCCACCCGGCAGGCCTTCTTCCCGCTCGACATGCCCGCGCTCATGGACATGGCCATGAAACGCTTCTCCCCGCGCCTCATGGTCATCCTCGAAACCGAACTGTGGCCCGGCCTGCTCTGGGCGGCCCGCAAAAACGAAATCCCGGCCATCATCGTCAACGGCCGCATGAGCGCGTCGAGCCTCGGCGGCTACATGGCCGCAGGAAGCTTCCTGCGCGACATCGCCCCGGAACGCGTACTCGCCATCGCAGGCACCTCGGCCAAGCGCTTCTCCCTCGTCTTCGGGTCCGACCGTGTCGAGGAAATGCAGAACATCAAGTTCGACCGATGCCCGCTGGAAGCCGCCCAGCCCGCGCCAGACGCCCCGGTTGCCCGCATCCTCGGCAATGCCGCGCCGCTAGCCATCTTCGGCTCCGTACGCAGCAAGGAGGAGACGGAGGTCGTCCGCGCCATCGCCCGCGTGCGCGAGGCGCGCCCCGACGCGCTGACGGCCCTGTTCCCGAGGCACATGCACAGGCTCGACTTTTGGGCAAAAGCCCTGTATGAAGCCGGGTTGCCCGTTGTGCTGCGCTCGCAGCTCACCGAAACGCCACCCGCTGGGACGACCGTCCTCTGGGACGCCTTCGGAGAACTGGGCGCGGCCTACGGCTTCGCCTCGGCCGCCTTTGTCGGCGGTAGCCTGCACCCTCTGGGCGGGCAGAACTTCCTTGAACCCCTGATTCACGGCGTCACACCCGTCATCGGTCCCCACTGGAAGAACTTCGATTGGATCGGCCGCGAGATCATCGACTGCGGCCTCGTGCACGAAGTCACCGATGCCGACGCGCTGGCGGACCAATTGATCAGAAACCTGAACCAGCCGGAACCTCGGGAATCCGTACGCGACCGCGCCACCCGCTACATAGCGGAACGCCGGGGCGGCACGGCCCAGGCAGCGGCCTGCATAGCCAGGTATCTCTAG
- the kdsB gene encoding 3-deoxy-manno-octulosonate cytidylyltransferase, producing MPKLPPCYGIIPARYGSSRFEGKPLADILGRPMFWHVYQRAIQCPLFGKVVVATDDNRIYSAACKYNIPVVMTSANHASGTDRVLEAAEMLSLPEDAVVANIQGDEPLLAPAMLTELLEPFADPDIRVTTLATRISAEEAQSPDQVKVVWTRSGSALYFSRAPIPFVRDGGEGTYWGHIGLYAFRMSTLRRFVALGQSELEGLEKLEQLRLLENDIPIYVVPTQHRTHGVDRPEDIDKVIKALSENS from the coding sequence ATGCCCAAACTTCCACCCTGCTACGGCATCATCCCCGCGCGGTACGGCTCGTCCCGCTTCGAGGGCAAGCCGTTGGCCGACATACTCGGCCGCCCCATGTTCTGGCACGTCTACCAGCGCGCCATCCAGTGCCCGCTGTTCGGCAAGGTCGTGGTGGCCACGGATGACAACCGCATCTACTCCGCGGCATGCAAGTACAACATCCCGGTGGTCATGACCTCCGCGAACCATGCCAGCGGCACGGATCGCGTGCTGGAAGCCGCCGAGATGCTCTCGCTGCCCGAGGATGCCGTGGTGGCAAACATACAGGGCGACGAACCGCTTCTCGCCCCGGCCATGCTTACGGAACTGCTGGAACCCTTCGCAGATCCCGACATCCGCGTCACAACCCTCGCCACCCGGATCAGCGCCGAAGAGGCGCAAAGCCCGGATCAGGTGAAGGTTGTCTGGACCAGAAGCGGCTCGGCACTGTACTTTTCAAGAGCACCCATCCCCTTCGTCCGCGATGGCGGCGAAGGGACCTACTGGGGGCACATCGGTCTCTACGCCTTCCGCATGAGCACGCTCCGGCGCTTCGTCGCCCTGGGACAAAGCGAGCTCGAAGGTTTGGAGAAGCTTGAGCAGCTGCGGCTGCTGGAAAACGACATTCCCATCTACGTCGTTCCCACCCAGCACCGCACGCACGGCGTGGACCGTCCCGAAGACATCGACAAAGTCATCAAAGCTTTATCGGAGAACAGTTGA
- the carA gene encoding glutamine-hydrolyzing carbamoyl-phosphate synthase small subunit, whose protein sequence is MKAILALEDGTWFEGRSFTGHGNAGGEAIFNTGMTGYQEVLTDPSYAGQMVCMTYPLVGNYGVNLEDVESSRVWVEAFIVKECCKVPSNWRSVKSLPDYLVEHGVMGIEGIDTRALTRHLRLHGAMRAIISTDDVTPQELVDRARALPSMEGQNLTARVCPAEPYVWTAQGPRSVSLEDDGSYRWPGNGPKVVAYDFGVKWNILRLLAAEGLDLLMVPPSFTAEQVDRLAPDAVFLSNGPGDPATLTDVVANVSQLADRYPLAGICLGHQILGQALGGKTYKLKFGHHGLNHPVKDLTTGRIEISSQNHGFCVDITSLKDVEITHINLNDQTLEGFRHTKKPVLAIQHHPEAGPGPHDSQYFFHRFRELIREHAGV, encoded by the coding sequence ATGAAAGCCATTCTAGCCCTGGAAGACGGCACCTGGTTCGAGGGCCGCTCCTTCACCGGCCACGGCAACGCCGGAGGCGAGGCCATCTTCAACACCGGAATGACCGGCTATCAGGAGGTCCTCACCGACCCCTCCTACGCCGGACAGATGGTGTGCATGACCTATCCCCTTGTGGGCAACTACGGCGTGAACCTTGAGGATGTCGAATCCTCCAGGGTCTGGGTCGAGGCGTTCATCGTCAAGGAATGCTGCAAGGTGCCGAGCAACTGGCGCTCCGTGAAGAGCCTGCCCGACTACCTCGTCGAACACGGCGTGATGGGCATCGAGGGCATCGACACCCGCGCCCTCACCCGCCATCTGCGCCTGCATGGCGCCATGCGCGCCATCATCAGCACCGACGACGTCACCCCGCAGGAACTCGTGGACCGCGCACGCGCGCTGCCCTCCATGGAAGGCCAGAACCTCACCGCCCGCGTCTGCCCCGCCGAACCCTACGTCTGGACGGCGCAAGGCCCGCGCTCCGTGTCCCTTGAGGACGACGGCTCCTACCGCTGGCCCGGCAACGGCCCCAAGGTCGTGGCGTACGACTTCGGCGTGAAGTGGAACATCCTGCGCCTTCTGGCCGCCGAAGGGCTGGACCTGCTGATGGTTCCCCCGAGCTTCACCGCCGAACAGGTGGACCGCCTTGCCCCGGATGCGGTATTCCTTTCCAATGGCCCCGGCGACCCCGCCACCCTCACGGATGTCGTGGCGAACGTGTCCCAGTTGGCGGACCGCTATCCGCTGGCGGGCATCTGCCTTGGCCACCAGATTCTGGGACAGGCGCTCGGCGGCAAGACCTACAAGCTCAAGTTCGGCCACCACGGCCTGAACCACCCGGTCAAGGACCTGACCACCGGTCGCATCGAGATTTCCTCCCAGAACCACGGGTTCTGCGTGGACATCACGAGCCTCAAGGATGTGGAAATCACCCACATCAACCTGAACGACCAGACGCTTGAAGGATTCCGCCACACGAAGAAGCCCGTGCTCGCCATCCAGCATCACCCCGAGGCTGGCCCCGGCCCGCACGACAGCCAGTACTTCTTCCACCGCTTCCGCGAACTCATCAGGGAGCATGCCGGCGTCTAA
- a CDS encoding tetratricopeptide repeat protein: MSTELIKARTQLAGISRYLKQDKLLPAIVSLHDALNIILRTPLMGHEKKEFATSVEQALYVLNHDAEFKKVCPIILEYHEGGERQLLSSLKELLEDLQGTAVDEAKQLLAAIEEQKVIGLKRGEELLARKKFKDAKFVFNKLVLQFADDTDLKTQIAEMLLKAERHEDALEFLTQALKEFPESAHLYNRVGMVLRKMTRFEMSEKYYAKALKLAKEDPGLYFNIGRLYIDWKKWDKVARVAAMAVKLSPDFTEARKMLTFAKKKMSAAASKSE, from the coding sequence ATGTCTACCGAACTCATCAAGGCTCGCACCCAACTGGCCGGAATATCGCGGTACCTGAAGCAGGACAAGCTGCTTCCGGCCATCGTCAGCCTGCATGACGCGCTGAACATCATCCTGCGCACGCCGCTCATGGGGCACGAGAAAAAGGAGTTCGCGACATCCGTCGAGCAGGCGCTCTACGTCCTCAACCACGATGCCGAGTTCAAAAAGGTCTGCCCCATCATCCTCGAATACCACGAGGGCGGAGAACGGCAGCTCCTATCGAGCCTCAAGGAACTGCTGGAGGACCTTCAGGGCACGGCCGTGGACGAGGCCAAGCAGCTTCTGGCCGCCATCGAGGAGCAGAAGGTCATCGGCCTCAAGCGCGGCGAGGAGCTCCTCGCCCGCAAGAAGTTCAAGGACGCCAAGTTCGTCTTCAACAAGCTGGTGCTCCAGTTCGCCGACGATACGGACCTGAAGACCCAGATCGCCGAAATGTTGCTCAAGGCCGAACGCCACGAGGACGCGCTGGAATTCCTGACGCAGGCGCTCAAGGAATTCCCCGAGTCCGCGCACCTGTACAACCGGGTGGGCATGGTCCTGCGCAAGATGACGCGCTTCGAAATGTCCGAGAAGTACTACGCCAAGGCCCTCAAGCTGGCCAAGGAAGACCCCGGCCTGTACTTCAACATCGGCAGGCTCTACATCGACTGGAAGAAGTGGGACAAGGTCGCGCGGGTTGCGGCGATGGCCGTGAAGCTGTCGCCAGATTTCACCGAAGCCCGCAAGATGCTCACCTTCGCCAAGAAAAAAATGTCCGCCGCGGCATCGAAGTCCGAATAG
- a CDS encoding winged helix-turn-helix transcriptional regulator yields the protein MLHINGQFLRPSTEYRTLAILEELAEDNTLSQSQLGERTGLSGAMVNHYLKDLRDRNILDVRPLNARSNEYVLTAQGERLRRDLFADYCAEIVRSYTALKQLVHRKLAGLERDGRRRLVFFGASETCEIALSAVRAMNLTVLALLDNNPAKHGEVLAGHTIFPPRVIESIGCDAIVVTSFGQADDILKQVRPLAETRNIPVVRL from the coding sequence ATGCTGCACATCAACGGCCAATTCCTGCGGCCAAGCACCGAATACCGCACCCTCGCCATCCTAGAGGAACTGGCCGAGGACAACACGCTGAGCCAATCGCAACTCGGCGAACGAACGGGCCTGTCCGGCGCGATGGTCAATCACTACCTGAAGGACCTGCGCGACAGGAACATCCTCGACGTCCGGCCCCTCAACGCCCGCAGCAACGAATACGTCCTCACCGCACAGGGCGAGCGCCTGCGCCGCGACCTCTTCGCCGACTACTGCGCGGAGATCGTGCGCAGCTACACGGCGCTCAAGCAGCTCGTGCATCGCAAGCTCGCCGGGCTGGAGCGCGACGGCAGACGCCGCCTCGTCTTCTTCGGCGCATCGGAGACCTGCGAAATCGCCCTGTCCGCCGTGCGTGCCATGAATCTCACCGTGCTCGCGCTTCTGGACAACAACCCTGCCAAGCACGGCGAGGTGCTGGCTGGGCACACCATTTTTCCCCCGCGCGTCATCGAAAGCATCGGTTGCGACGCCATCGTCGTCACGTCCTTCGGACAGGCGGACGACATTCTCAAACAGGTGCGCCCGCTGGCCGAAACCCGAAACATCCCGGTGGTAAGACTATGA
- a CDS encoding N-acetylneuraminate synthase family protein, with protein MRTVPFIRLPHGAAIGHEAPCFVIAEIGNNHQGDLDIARAMVRSAAEAGADAVKFQKRDNAALFTREGLDAPYTGPNSFGPTYGEHRRALELDFEQLEQLKRQAEALGMVFFASAWDMPSLDGLAAMGVELFKVASADLVNVPMLRRIAALGRPVLLSTGMSTLAEIDLAVNELDRSRTVLLHCNSSYPCPPEETAIPVMNRLRTRYGLPVGYSGHEGGIAPSLAAVAHGACVVERHFTLDRTMRGTDHTASLDPAEFAHLVLMIRETEAALRITDKRVFEAEARCAAKLRKSIVAARNLTAGTMLTESDITVRCPGTGISPAAWDEVIGRVLVRDIAADGQLAWDAMLAKQPLRAAAE; from the coding sequence ATGAGAACGGTCCCCTTCATCCGCCTGCCCCACGGCGCAGCCATCGGCCACGAGGCCCCTTGCTTCGTCATCGCCGAAATCGGCAACAACCATCAGGGCGACCTCGACATCGCCCGCGCCATGGTGCGTAGCGCCGCAGAGGCCGGTGCGGACGCGGTGAAGTTCCAGAAGCGCGACAACGCCGCGCTCTTCACCCGCGAAGGGCTGGACGCTCCCTACACCGGCCCAAACAGCTTCGGCCCCACCTACGGCGAGCACCGCCGCGCACTGGAACTCGACTTCGAACAGCTCGAACAGCTCAAGCGGCAGGCCGAGGCACTGGGCATGGTCTTCTTCGCCTCGGCGTGGGACATGCCAAGCCTCGACGGGCTGGCCGCCATGGGCGTGGAACTGTTCAAGGTGGCCTCCGCCGACCTCGTGAACGTCCCCATGCTGCGCCGCATCGCCGCTCTGGGGCGACCGGTGCTGCTGTCCACGGGCATGAGCACCCTCGCCGAGATCGACCTCGCCGTGAACGAACTGGACCGCTCGCGCACCGTTCTGCTGCACTGCAACAGTTCCTACCCCTGCCCGCCGGAGGAGACCGCCATCCCGGTCATGAACCGCCTGCGCACGCGCTACGGCCTGCCCGTGGGCTACTCCGGGCACGAGGGCGGCATCGCGCCGAGCCTTGCGGCGGTGGCGCACGGGGCCTGCGTGGTGGAACGCCATTTCACGCTCGACCGCACCATGCGCGGCACCGACCACACCGCATCCCTCGACCCCGCAGAGTTCGCCCACCTCGTCCTCATGATTCGTGAAACCGAGGCCGCGCTTCGCATCACCGACAAGCGCGTCTTCGAGGCGGAAGCCCGTTGCGCCGCGAAATTGCGGAAGAGCATCGTCGCCGCACGAAATCTCACCGCAGGCACGATGCTGACAGAGTCGGACATCACCGTACGCTGCCCCGGCACCGGCATTTCCCCGGCCGCGTGGGACGAGGTGATCGGGCGCGTCCTCGTGCGCGACATTGCGGCGGACGGCCAGCTTGCATGGGACGCCATGCTCGCGAAACAGCCCTTGCGGGCCGCGGCGGAATAA
- a CDS encoding glycosyltransferase — translation MRILMIAINDPAGTAIGFADALNRLTDHFCRVVTLETRYTHSWRKDLHVPDLDEAGLEELHGELTNADVFHFHMTADEHLRLGPFLPADHLHGKTLVHHHHGHPDFRGNPGKYRDKYARLGRENLLVSTPDLLRLLPEATWQPNLVPETAPLYTPLDERPCGPVRLAHSPTRRDLKNTDDLLDVLASMDGNGPRLELIDNAPHEECLRRKRRCHMQFDHMQGYYGMSSLEGLSQGLPTVAGLDDWCAAHMREFADTGDLPWVVARGREELTRTIRTLTADSDLRDAIGARSRDFMERHWSERKVVERLCGFYDTLR, via the coding sequence ATGCGCATCCTGATGATCGCCATCAACGACCCCGCCGGAACGGCCATCGGCTTCGCCGACGCGCTCAACCGCCTGACGGACCACTTCTGCCGCGTGGTAACGCTGGAGACCCGCTACACCCACTCGTGGCGCAAGGACCTCCACGTCCCGGACCTCGACGAGGCAGGGCTTGAGGAACTGCACGGCGAGCTGACCAACGCGGACGTCTTCCACTTCCACATGACGGCGGACGAGCATCTGCGCCTCGGCCCCTTTCTCCCGGCCGACCACCTGCATGGCAAGACGCTGGTGCATCACCATCACGGGCACCCGGACTTCCGGGGCAACCCCGGAAAGTATCGCGATAAATACGCCCGGCTTGGGCGCGAGAACCTGCTGGTGAGCACGCCGGACCTGCTGCGCCTGTTGCCTGAGGCCACATGGCAGCCGAACCTCGTGCCGGAAACAGCGCCCCTCTACACGCCGCTGGACGAACGCCCCTGCGGCCCCGTGCGTCTGGCCCATTCCCCCACGCGAAGGGATCTCAAGAACACGGACGATCTGCTGGACGTGCTGGCGAGCATGGACGGCAACGGGCCGCGGCTGGAACTCATCGACAACGCGCCCCACGAGGAATGCCTGCGTCGCAAGCGCCGCTGCCACATGCAGTTCGACCACATGCAGGGCTATTACGGCATGAGCAGTCTGGAAGGATTGAGTCAGGGCCTACCCACGGTGGCGGGGCTGGACGACTGGTGCGCCGCCCACATGCGCGAATTCGCGGATACGGGCGACCTGCCGTGGGTGGTGGCGCGGGGGCGCGAGGAACTGACGCGGACCATCCGCACCCTCACGGCGGACAGCGACCTGCGCGATGCCATTGGTGCACGCAGCCGCGATTTCATGGAACGCCACTGGAGCGAGCGCAAGGTGGTGGAACGGCTGTGCGGCTTCTACGACACCCTGCGCTGA
- a CDS encoding glycosyltransferase family 2 protein — protein sequence MKSKLFPTALRIVIPCHNCGQWITECLESIVTQDFENWTVLVADDASTDDTTLAAQAFLDDPRITLRTLPERTWLMGNTLSALDEVAPGPADVVAIVDGDDRLLPGALSAIWEAHSQGYDVVWTDMDIQGITGSTGAALIPGVPVRQQLWCLSQLRSFKGYLLEGLDREAVNGADGRPVRAGGDLALYFQLIERAGMWKTHFLPERLYWYRVHPGNNCTALRGEQLANNRRIRALPPLPVQTSHFDIHIEADGLEKLRLRAFGQRVRAEHPLPLSVCVHHGDGNGDGWTAYDGLWIAEGVFLTNSPMPRS from the coding sequence ATGAAAAGCAAACTCTTTCCCACGGCCCTGCGCATCGTCATCCCCTGCCACAACTGCGGGCAGTGGATAACCGAATGTCTGGAATCCATCGTGACACAGGATTTCGAGAACTGGACGGTCCTCGTGGCGGACGACGCCTCCACGGACGACACCACGCTGGCCGCGCAGGCGTTCCTCGACGATCCGCGCATCACCCTGCGCACGCTACCCGAACGGACGTGGCTGATGGGCAACACGCTCTCGGCGCTGGACGAGGTGGCTCCGGGCCCGGCGGACGTGGTGGCCATCGTGGACGGGGACGACAGGCTCCTGCCCGGAGCGCTGTCGGCAATATGGGAAGCCCATTCGCAGGGCTACGACGTGGTCTGGACGGACATGGACATTCAGGGCATCACCGGCTCCACAGGCGCGGCGCTCATTCCCGGCGTTCCCGTACGCCAGCAGTTGTGGTGCCTGTCGCAACTTCGAAGCTTCAAGGGCTATCTGCTCGAAGGACTCGACCGCGAGGCCGTAAACGGTGCCGATGGCCGTCCGGTCCGCGCCGGGGGCGACCTCGCGCTCTACTTTCAGCTCATCGAACGCGCCGGGATGTGGAAGACGCACTTCCTCCCCGAACGCCTCTACTGGTACCGCGTTCACCCCGGCAACAACTGCACAGCGCTACGCGGCGAACAACTGGCCAACAACCGCCGCATCCGGGCGTTGCCACCACTTCCCGTGCAGACCAGCCATTTCGATATCCACATCGAAGCCGATGGACTCGAAAAGCTGAGGCTTCGCGCCTTCGGCCAACGCGTCCGGGCAGAGCATCCGCTCCCCCTCTCGGTCTGCGTCCACCATGGCGACGGCAACGGCGACGGATGGACGGCCTACGACGGACTGTGGATCGCCGAGGGCGTGTTTCTCACAAACTCGCCGATGCCCCGCTCATAA
- a CDS encoding glycosyltransferase — protein MRRICVVNMGDLAREFETMGFEVLNLALEPGVHDVSAILDERGFVPDLLVEVESLGPRTILAGLENLHCVRLFWSIDTHLNSWWQRHYGRLFDAVLTTQGHWVRRLEEMGVPAAHWLPWFGTERPFVPWDEREHDMGFIGRLTGFRPLRKRLVDFLSERYGLAHFDNVPFARLLETYERFRIVPNESILSEVNFRLFEGASAGCLVVNQQVGCDVGQLFVPGREILVYSDILELDELVRRTLARRDEAQAMARAAWERVRREHLLSHRAASILSIASEAAGRAASGAEARTAFVRTLAILREAEFIICNDAKLLAMLDALSADPELLARALRLRTIIDRRDEVRSACVGILDAAAHRESFDVNFAGSMCMLACGEWDMAKSFWYRQVDACGAKWCKPESPRDLHLAWSRECVRRGALYRPGLRYDVVEGLPEAALESLIAADSAAPGDMEVKSRMETVLSRLEGVDELRLGVLSELSLHAPDNWRIGLELGLVNLRAMRLEAGLEELRLALDIAVGQGKETMFMRALAARDISGRTARFLKLGRLMSGASASL, from the coding sequence ATGCGCCGTATCTGCGTGGTCAACATGGGCGACCTCGCCCGCGAGTTCGAGACCATGGGTTTCGAGGTGCTGAATCTGGCGCTCGAACCCGGCGTGCATGACGTCTCCGCCATTCTGGACGAGCGGGGTTTCGTGCCCGATCTGCTGGTGGAGGTGGAGAGTCTCGGCCCGCGCACCATTCTCGCCGGACTGGAGAATCTGCACTGCGTCCGGCTGTTCTGGTCCATCGACACGCATCTCAATTCATGGTGGCAGCGCCATTACGGGCGGCTGTTCGACGCGGTGCTGACCACGCAGGGCCACTGGGTGCGCCGTCTGGAAGAGATGGGCGTGCCCGCCGCGCATTGGCTGCCGTGGTTCGGAACCGAGCGGCCCTTTGTCCCGTGGGACGAGCGGGAGCACGACATGGGCTTCATCGGCCGTCTGACCGGATTCCGCCCCCTGCGCAAGCGCCTCGTCGATTTTCTTTCCGAACGCTATGGGCTGGCACATTTCGACAATGTTCCCTTCGCGCGATTGCTTGAGACCTACGAGCGCTTCCGTATCGTTCCCAACGAATCCATTCTGTCCGAGGTCAATTTCCGTCTGTTCGAGGGTGCGAGCGCGGGATGTCTGGTCGTCAACCAGCAGGTGGGCTGCGACGTTGGCCAGCTTTTCGTGCCCGGCCGCGAGATTCTCGTCTATTCCGACATTCTTGAGCTGGACGAACTGGTCCGGCGCACGCTGGCCCGTAGGGACGAGGCGCAAGCCATGGCCCGCGCCGCGTGGGAACGCGTCCGGCGCGAGCACCTGCTGTCGCATCGTGCGGCATCCATCCTGTCCATCGCCAGTGAGGCCGCTGGCCGCGCCGCAAGTGGGGCTGAGGCGCGGACGGCCTTCGTGCGCACGCTCGCCATTCTGCGCGAGGCGGAATTCATCATCTGCAACGACGCAAAGCTGTTGGCCATGCTCGATGCCCTGTCCGCCGATCCGGAGCTTCTGGCACGGGCGCTACGGCTGCGGACCATCATCGACAGGCGCGACGAGGTGCGTTCGGCGTGCGTGGGCATCCTCGACGCCGCAGCGCATCGCGAGAGCTTCGACGTCAACTTTGCCGGAAGCATGTGCATGCTGGCCTGCGGCGAATGGGACATGGCCAAGAGCTTCTGGTACCGGCAGGTGGACGCATGCGGCGCGAAGTGGTGCAAGCCGGAGTCCCCGCGTGATCTGCATCTGGCGTGGTCGCGCGAGTGCGTGCGCCGGGGGGCGCTGTATCGGCCCGGCCTGCGTTATGACGTGGTGGAAGGTCTGCCCGAGGCGGCATTGGAAAGCCTCATCGCCGCCGACTCCGCCGCGCCGGGCGACATGGAGGTCAAGAGCCGCATGGAGACCGTGCTGTCGCGGCTGGAAGGCGTGGACGAATTGCGCCTAGGCGTGCTGTCCGAACTGTCGCTCCACGCGCCGGACAATTGGCGGATCGGCCTTGAACTGGGGCTGGTGAATCTGCGGGCCATGCGGCTGGAGGCGGGGCTTGAGGAATTGCGGCTGGCGCTCGATATCGCCGTCGGTCAGGGCAAGGAGACGATGTTCATGCGCGCCTTGGCCGCGAGGGACATTTCTGGGCGCACGGCCCGTTTCCTGAAGCTTGGGCGGCTTATGAGCGGGGCATCGGCGAGTTTGTGA